From a region of the Geothrix sp. 21YS21S-2 genome:
- the rsmA gene encoding 16S rRNA (adenine(1518)-N(6)/adenine(1519)-N(6))-dimethyltransferase RsmA has protein sequence MELDIAEPLKLTPKKGFGQHFLVQASAIKAIVGSVLASPATRILEIGPGPGVLTAPLLEDGRPLWAVELDPEAVAVLDQRFQGVERFHLIPGDAVHAALPEGPAFTVAGNLPYNASTAILGRFLVEPVPWERMVFMFQLEVARKILGRPGTKDYGPLSILAQLCCRVTRVLKLGPGAFRPAPKVDSAVLLFEPLPGAPALEVRASLLALLHRSFNHRRKTLANNWQGWLPPEKIQDLLASQGLAPAIRAEAIPPRTWLELFRALS, from the coding sequence GTGGAGCTTGATATCGCTGAACCCCTGAAACTGACACCGAAGAAAGGGTTCGGCCAGCATTTCCTTGTGCAGGCATCCGCCATCAAGGCCATCGTCGGGTCCGTGCTGGCCAGCCCGGCCACCCGGATCCTGGAGATCGGCCCCGGCCCCGGCGTGCTCACCGCGCCGCTTCTGGAGGACGGGCGTCCCCTGTGGGCGGTGGAGCTGGATCCGGAGGCGGTGGCCGTCCTGGACCAGCGGTTCCAGGGGGTCGAGCGCTTCCACCTGATCCCGGGGGACGCGGTGCACGCCGCCCTGCCGGAGGGCCCCGCCTTCACCGTGGCGGGGAACCTGCCCTACAACGCCTCCACCGCCATCCTGGGCCGCTTCCTGGTGGAGCCCGTGCCCTGGGAGCGGATGGTCTTCATGTTCCAGCTGGAGGTGGCCCGGAAGATCCTGGGCCGGCCCGGCACCAAGGACTACGGTCCGCTCTCCATCCTGGCCCAGCTCTGCTGCCGGGTCACCCGGGTCCTCAAGCTGGGGCCGGGGGCCTTCCGGCCGGCGCCCAAGGTGGATTCGGCCGTGCTGCTCTTCGAGCCCCTCCCGGGCGCGCCGGCCCTGGAGGTCCGCGCTTCGCTGCTGGCCCTCCTGCACCGGAGCTTCAACCACCGCCGCAAGACCCTCGCCAACAACTGGCAGGGCTGGCTGCCCCCCGAAAAGATCCAGGATCTCCTCGCCTCGCAGGGCCTCGCGCCCGCCATCCGGGCGGAAGCGATCCCCCCCCGCACGTGGCTCGAACTGTTCCGTGCCCTTTCCTGA
- a CDS encoding type IV pilin protein, translating to MNRTRASAGFSLIELLLVLAIIGIISAIAIPSFLGQRRRARMIGDAKANAAVLRMALETRKADAGIYGPANATYDWTASTAPAASVNPAPAFAVNKATTMMNYTVTVGSLGITYRLDVKDTTLGGITVYTTNQNGSSVYELH from the coding sequence ATGAACCGTACTCGAGCGTCAGCAGGCTTCTCCCTGATCGAGCTGCTCCTGGTCCTGGCCATCATCGGGATCATTTCGGCCATCGCCATCCCCTCCTTCCTCGGCCAGCGGCGGAGGGCCCGCATGATCGGCGACGCCAAGGCCAACGCAGCCGTCCTGCGCATGGCCTTGGAGACCCGAAAGGCCGACGCGGGGATCTACGGCCCCGCCAACGCCACGTATGACTGGACGGCCTCCACCGCCCCCGCCGCCTCCGTGAATCCGGCCCCGGCCTTTGCTGTCAACAAGGCGACCACCATGATGAACTACACCGTCACCGTGGGCTCCCTGGGCATCACCTACCGGCTGGACGTCAAGGACACCACCCTGGGCGGAATCACGGTCTACACCACCAACCAGAACGGCTCCTCCGTGTACGAACTCCACTAG
- a CDS encoding prepilin-type N-terminal cleavage/methylation domain-containing protein, with protein sequence MGGRGGFSLIEVLTVMAVAGLALGGIVRLVEGTARAGAGVEYRLKARWEAIGALERGTVRASREPIRVQVAAEGGRREARASWPEGALRLEVWVGYE encoded by the coding sequence ATGGGCGGGCGCGGCGGGTTCTCCTTGATCGAGGTGCTCACGGTCATGGCGGTGGCCGGCCTGGCCCTGGGGGGAATCGTCCGGCTGGTGGAAGGAACCGCCCGGGCCGGCGCAGGCGTGGAGTATCGCCTGAAGGCCCGCTGGGAAGCCATCGGTGCCTTGGAACGGGGGACGGTCCGGGCCTCCCGGGAGCCCATCCGCGTGCAGGTGGCCGCGGAAGGGGGGCGGCGGGAGGCCAGGGCGTCCTGGCCCGAGGGCGCCCTCCGGCTGGAGGTATGGGTGGGTTATGAATGA